A stretch of the Salarias fasciatus chromosome 3, fSalaFa1.1, whole genome shotgun sequence genome encodes the following:
- the LOC115382780 gene encoding uncharacterized protein LOC115382780, whose amino-acid sequence MEVSKFGTVVVKLREAFRHAETKVSSSLPLSQTRKKQSVLIEILQKEQDEQQEKEDADWTMEGRRVLQLLCLTFTLISTTRLSPPGLTVSPSRSQFLKRTSVSLSCEEDGWTVRRKTSGDKERSSCGDGWGKPAGSSCSISAIYPWDSGAYWCESREGAAGSSINITVADTVVLQSPVLPVMEGQDVTLGCRTSAPSTLSAEFFKDGVFIGTESTGHMTLRHVSRSAEGLYRCSFRGVGESPPSWVSVSAPPTKAAPPTEGAPPTEGPLPTSGSLPTSAIRLQLVLSVFRHLLVFCPYFISTLLMVSIYRGRAKATGSKQVISMATPSAAQAEQGLDDGVMMS is encoded by the exons ATGGAGGTGTCAAAGTTTGGAACAGTTG TAGTGAAGCTGAGAGAAGCTTTCAGACACGCAGAAACTAAAGTCTCCAGCTCACTTCCTCTGAGTCAAACCAGAAAGAAACAGTCGGTTCTCATCGAGATCCTCCAGAAGGAGCAGGAcgagcagcaggagaaggaggacgCTGACTGGACGATGGAGGGAAGAcgtgttctgcagctgctct gtctgacctTCACTCTCATCTCCACCACTCGACTGTCTCCTCCAG GTCTGACTGTGAGTCCCAGCAGATCTCAGTTCCTTAAAAGAACCTCAGTGTcactgagctgtgaggaggacggATGGACAGTGCGGAGAAAGACCAGTGGCGACAAAGAGAGAAGTTCATGTGGAGACGGGTGGGGAAAAcctgctggttcctcctgtagcATCAGTGCAATTTACCCCTGGGACAGTGGAGCTTACTGGTGTGAGtccagagagggagcagctggaagcagcatcaACATCACTGTAGCTG ATACAGtggtcctccagagtccagtcctccCTGTGATGGAGGGACAGGACGTCACTCTGGGTTGTAGAACCAgcgctccctccaccctctcagcTGAGTTCTTTAAAGATGGCGTCTTCATTGGGACCGAGtccacaggtcacatgaccctcCGCCATGTTTCCCGCTCTGCTGAAGGCCTCTACAGGTGTAGCTTCAGAGGTGTTGGAGAGTCTCCACCCAGCTGGGTCTCTGTCTCAG ctccgcctACCAAGgcagctccgcccactgagggagctccgcccactgagGGACCTCTGCCCACAAGTGGATCTCTACCCACTAGTGCCATCCGGCTCCAGCTTGTGCTCAGTGTTTTccgccacctgctggttttCTGTCCATACTTCATCTCCACTCTGCTCATGGTGTCGATATATCGAGGCAGAGCCAAAg ccacAGGAAGCAAACAAGTCATCTCAATGGCAACGCCCTCTGCTGCCCAGGCTGAGCAGGGATTGGACGATGGAGTGATGATGTCATAA